Proteins encoded by one window of Fusarium graminearum PH-1 chromosome 1, whole genome shotgun sequence:
- a CDS encoding peptidase alpha subunit — protein sequence MLRQFSAGLPKARASCSKVLGQASKFSMARRSMATVKVKGIEKDPTELDKVTTLPNGLRVASEALPGSFAGVGVYIEGGSRFENDSLRGVSHIMDRLAFKSTSKRSADDMLEQVEALGGNIQCASSRESMMYQAATFNNAVPQTIELLAETIRDPQITDLEVAEQIETARYEIREIWSKPELILPELVHTAAFKDNTLGNPLLCPEDRLGSIDKNTVMAYRDLFYRPERMVVAYAGIEHSEAVRLTEKFFGDMKKGARQITEATGSETSESELSDSEASASSASSSPQQSSGLLSRFFKNTPSAPQNLNNLPSQADIIRPSKYTGGFSWLPAQPPNLSGLPTFTHIHLAFEGLPVSSDDIYALATLQTLLGGGGSFSAGGPGKGMYSRLYTNVLNQHGWVESCMAFNHSYTDSGLFGISASCLPGRTAAMLDVMCQELRALTLTTGFSRLQETEVARAKNQLRSSLLMNLESRMVELEDLGRSIQVHGRKIPVKDMCRRIENLTVADLRRVATMIVGGQVKNPGGGSGAPTVVLQEAQAYGVSSHTMSWDQIQDRIDSWKLGSLS from the exons ATGCTTCGCCAATTCAGTGCTGGCCTGCCAAAGGCTCGGGCCTCGTGCTCGAAAGTCTTGGGCCAGGCCTCCAAGTTCTCGATGGCGCGGAGATCTATGGCTACCGTCAAGGTGAAGGGCATTGAAAAG GATCCTacagagcttgacaaggtcacGACACTTCCCAATGGTCTCCGAGTTGCGTCAGAAGCCCTGCCCGGGTCATTCGCTGGTGTGGGCGTCTATATCGAAGGCGGTTCACGATTCGAAAACGACTCTCTTCGCGGTGTATCCCATATTATGGACCGACTCGCTTTCAAGTCCACATCGAAGCGCTCCGCAGACGATATGCTCGAGCAGGTCGAAGCTTTGGGTGGAAATATCCAGTGTGCTTCATCGCGAGAGAGCATGATGTACCAAGCGGCTACCTTCAACAACGCAGTCCCCCAAACCATTGAGCTCCTTGCCGAGACGATCCGCGACCCCCAGATTACCGACTTGGAAGTTGCCGAGCAGATCGAGACAGCACGATATGAGATTCGCGAGATTTGGAGCAAGCCGGAACTTATCTTGCCTGAGCTGGTACATACTGCTGCGTTCAAGGATAACACTCTCGGAAACCCGCTATTGTGCCCAGAAGACAGGTTGGGTTCTATCGACAAAAACACCGTCATGGCGTACCGCGACCTCTTCTACCGACCTGAGAGAATGGTTGTGGCATATGCTGGTATTGAGCACAGCGAGGCTGTCAGACTGACAGAGAAGTTCTTTGGCGATATGAAGAAGGGCGCACGACAGATCACAGAGGCAACTGGTTCCGAGACCAGCGAGAGTGAACTCTCAGATAGCGAAGCCAGCGCATCgtcagcctcttcatcaccacaGCAATCCTCCGGACTCCTTTCACGATTTTTCAAGAACACGCCTTCCGCTCCTCagaacctcaacaacctcccCTCTCAAGCCGATATTATCCGCCCCTCCAAATACACAGGCGGCTTCTCCTGGCTCCCCGCTCAACCACCTAACCTGAGCGGTCTCCCTACCTTCACACATATCCACCTCGCCTTTGAAGGTCTCCCTGTCTCTTCAGACGATATCTACGCCCTTGCCACACTCCAGACtctccttggtggtggcggttCTTTCTCTGCCGGTGGACCCGGCAAGGGCATGTACTCTCGCCTGTACACCAATGTCCTGAACCAGCACGGCTGGGTCGAGTCATGCATGGCCTTCAACCACTCCTACACTGACTCCGGCCTCTTCGGTATCTCAGCAAGCTGCTTGCCTGGACGAACAGCTGCTATGCTCGATGTTATGTGCCAGGAGCTCCGCGCACTTACCCTGACAACAGGCTTCTCACGCTTGCAAGAGACTGAGGTTGCACGCGCAAAGAACCAATTGCGATCCAGCCTCCTTATGAACCTCGAGAGCCGCATGGTTGAGCTCGAAGATCTCGGCCGTTCAATTCAGGTCCACGGCCGCAAGATTCCCGTCAAGGATATGTGCCGTCGTATTGAGAACCTGACAGTAGCTGATCTCCGCCGTGTGGCCACTATGATTGTTGGCGGCCAAGTGAAAAACCCTGGTGGCGGTAGCGGTGCTCCTACCGTGGTGCTACAGGAGGCCCAGGCATATGGTGTCAGCAGCCACACAATGAGCTGGGACCAGATCCAAGATCGTATTGACAGCTGGAAGCTTGGCAGCTTGTCATAG